A genome region from Geothermobacter hydrogeniphilus includes the following:
- the cmk gene encoding (d)CMP kinase produces the protein MAEFNQRRELIVAIDGPSGVGKSTLSRRLAERLDYLNIDTGAMYRSVALAALRNGIRVDDAVGLESLCGSLEIDFRRCEGDLRVFLNGEDVSEPIRTPEVSLLTARVAAVAAVRQALVEQQRRLGAGGGVVLEGRDIGSVVFPDAEVKIFLQATTEERGRRRYLELRAKGHAVDLEQTIRDVAERDRADMNRSIAPLIRAEDAVLIDTTGLDVDAVFRRMFDLVMERRRLHGLGALREN, from the coding sequence ATGGCTGAGTTCAACCAGCGACGGGAGTTGATTGTTGCCATCGACGGGCCTTCCGGGGTCGGCAAAAGCACCTTGAGCCGACGGCTGGCCGAACGTCTCGATTATCTCAACATTGATACCGGGGCCATGTATCGTTCGGTTGCCCTGGCGGCCCTTCGCAACGGGATCAGGGTGGATGACGCCGTGGGCCTGGAGTCGCTCTGTGGGTCTCTTGAGATCGATTTTCGCCGTTGTGAAGGGGATTTGCGGGTTTTTCTCAATGGTGAAGATGTCAGTGAGCCGATCCGTACTCCCGAAGTCAGCCTGCTGACCGCCCGGGTTGCCGCCGTGGCCGCCGTCCGGCAGGCGCTGGTCGAACAGCAACGGCGGCTTGGGGCCGGCGGCGGCGTGGTGCTCGAAGGGCGGGATATCGGCAGCGTGGTTTTTCCCGACGCCGAGGTGAAGATCTTTCTTCAGGCCACAACCGAAGAGCGGGGCAGACGGCGTTATCTTGAACTGCGCGCCAAAGGGCACGCGGTTGACCTGGAACAGACCATCCGGGATGTTGCCGAACGGGACCGGGCCGATATGAACCGCAGCATCGCCCCGTTGATTCGAGCCGAGGATGCCGTGCTGATCGATACCACCGGGCTGGATGTCGACGCGGTTTTCCGGCGCATGTTCGACCTGGTCATGGAGCGGCGCCGGTTGCACGGACTGGGTGCATTGCGAGAGAATTGA
- the ispH gene encoding 4-hydroxy-3-methylbut-2-enyl diphosphate reductase produces MRIILAKSAGFCFGVKRATRMAFDATEEHDHLSSLGPIIHSPQLVRQLEEKGVRVVDEVPPAGDGAVIIRSHGVTRGEMEKIARRQLEVVDATCPFVKKAQEFAAELSADGYHLVLVGEEEHPEVQGIVSYGEEGRVSVVANPEAAEQLPRSSKIGVIAQTTQSFDNFNAIVGVCLRKAKEVRVYNTICDATSVRQQEAKSLAARVDLMLVVGGHNSANTTRLAVICRELQDNTRHIETADDLEPGWLEGVETVGLTAGASTPSWLIEQVVARLETLAGT; encoded by the coding sequence ATGAGAATCATTCTTGCCAAAAGTGCCGGCTTCTGCTTCGGGGTCAAACGCGCCACCCGGATGGCCTTCGACGCGACCGAAGAGCATGATCATCTCTCATCTCTCGGGCCGATTATTCATTCACCGCAACTGGTGCGCCAGTTGGAAGAGAAGGGTGTTCGGGTGGTCGACGAGGTTCCCCCGGCCGGGGATGGAGCGGTTATCATCCGTTCCCACGGCGTAACCCGGGGGGAGATGGAGAAGATTGCCCGGAGGCAGTTGGAGGTGGTTGACGCGACCTGTCCCTTCGTCAAGAAAGCCCAGGAGTTCGCCGCCGAACTGAGCGCGGACGGCTACCACCTGGTGCTGGTCGGCGAAGAGGAACACCCGGAGGTCCAGGGAATTGTCTCCTATGGTGAGGAAGGCAGGGTCAGCGTAGTCGCCAACCCTGAAGCGGCCGAGCAACTGCCGCGTTCGAGCAAGATCGGGGTGATCGCGCAAACCACCCAGTCCTTCGACAATTTCAATGCCATTGTCGGTGTCTGCCTGCGCAAGGCCAAAGAGGTCCGCGTCTACAACACCATCTGCGATGCGACCTCGGTTCGCCAGCAGGAGGCCAAGAGTCTTGCCGCCCGGGTTGACCTGATGCTGGTGGTCGGCGGTCACAACAGTGCCAATACCACCCGGCTGGCGGTGATCTGTCGGGAACTGCAGGATAATACCAGGCATATCGAGACCGCCGACGACCTTGAACCCGGTTGGCTGGAGGGGGTCGAGACCGTGGGATTGACCGCCGGG